A genome region from Gemmatimonadota bacterium includes the following:
- a CDS encoding FAD-dependent oxidoreductase codes for MPDEHHTRSPEDRDLGLDRPIDRRDFLNGMAIGIGALGALSPAELLRSGGLDQRAAVATGDYPPAMTGLRGSHDGAFENAHRVRDGMAPREWSTPADLKESYDLIVVGAGISGLSAAWFYRQRFGASARILILDNHDDFGGHARRNEFTVDGKSLISYGGTQSIDTPSKYSPEAKRLLRELGIDTQPFYKAYDQEFFAVARWRTGLLQPRDLRQRRARAARRGRADHRVPGAHAARRFGEEGDRPAIRHPHRLPPRTQHPGEEGTARPHQLRRLPVEVLPPLQGGAHILPVVHARPLRRRHRRRARRRLRAARTARLRRLRPRRLSRSRHGTLGDPALQRRAVHLPLPRRQRDHRPPPRARARPREHPRAHDVRRREPA; via the coding sequence ATGCCTGACGAGCACCACACACGTTCGCCGGAAGACCGCGACCTCGGGCTCGATCGGCCGATCGACCGGCGGGACTTCCTCAACGGAATGGCGATCGGGATCGGCGCGTTAGGCGCGCTCTCGCCGGCGGAGCTGCTGCGAAGCGGGGGACTCGACCAACGCGCCGCCGTCGCGACTGGTGACTATCCGCCCGCGATGACGGGGCTGCGTGGCTCGCACGACGGCGCGTTCGAGAACGCCCATCGCGTGCGTGACGGGATGGCGCCAAGGGAGTGGAGCACGCCGGCCGACCTCAAGGAGTCGTACGACCTCATCGTCGTCGGCGCTGGGATCTCGGGGCTGAGCGCGGCGTGGTTCTACCGCCAACGCTTCGGCGCCTCGGCGCGCATCCTCATCCTCGACAACCACGACGACTTCGGCGGCCACGCCAGGCGCAACGAGTTCACCGTCGACGGCAAGTCGCTCATCTCGTACGGGGGCACCCAGTCGATCGACACGCCGAGCAAGTACTCGCCCGAGGCCAAGCGCCTGCTGCGAGAACTCGGCATCGACACGCAGCCGTTCTACAAGGCATACGACCAGGAGTTCTTCGCAGTCGCCAGATGGAGGACGGGTCTTCTTCAACCGCGAGACCTTCGGCAGCGACGGGCTCGTGCTGCACGACGAGGAAGAGCCGATCACCGCGTACCTGGCGCGCACGCCGCTCGCCGATTCGGTGAAGAAGGAGATCGCCCGGCTATACGTCACCCCCACCGACTACCTCCCCGGACGCAGCATCCCGGAGAAGAAGGCACTGCTCGCCCGCACCAGCTACGCCGACTACCTGTCGAAGTACTGCCACCTCTCCAAGGGGGCGCTCACATACTTCCAGTCGTTCACGCACGACCTCTTCGGCGTCGGCATCGACGCCGTGCCCGCCGGCGATTGCGTGCCGCTCGAACTGCCCGGCTTCGCCGGCTTAGGCCTCGACGACTCTCCCGCTCCCGGCATGGGACGCTCGGCGATCCTGCACTCCAACGACGAGCCGTACATCTTCCACTTCCCCGACGGCAACGCGACCATCGCCCGCCTCCTCGTGCGCGGGCTCGTCCCCGGGAGCATCCCCGGGCGCACGATGTACGACGTCGTGAGCCGGCGTGA